The proteins below come from a single Streptomyces sp. M92 genomic window:
- a CDS encoding trypsin-like serine peptidase translates to MRSIRPSFTTRGHQRGRRRTSPAPVAVALVSALALTATACESGDPEAGGDASASASAADGGNGEIRIPDHIKDKLKEHGIDVDKWRDGAWKDWSKDDWLREAQDFVNPIIEDLWDPDRMRDAEEPDQEVDESDLTGDQGVTDPEPAPVQAAAVPPKYHDSAATSGKLLFDSPKGSMVCSATVVEDPANPGKSNLVWTAGHCVHAGKNGGWYRNIAFVPSYNDTGMSTEALQNATKEDLAPYGVWWGDWAQTSDQWIEQGGATGGDGASYDFAVIHVTPEKGGDGRSLEETVGAALPVDFDAPAVPEIEGMKAIGYPAAPPYDGQKMFQCEDKPGRLSISASDPTMYRIGCTMTGGSSGGGWVANGSDGEPALVSNTSIGPVTAGWLAGPRLGDEAKDVFDAVSDKFAGQ, encoded by the coding sequence ATGCGATCCATACGGCCGTCGTTCACCACGCGCGGGCACCAGCGCGGGCGGCGCAGGACCTCCCCCGCACCGGTCGCCGTCGCGCTCGTCTCGGCGCTCGCGCTCACCGCCACCGCGTGTGAGTCCGGCGACCCGGAGGCGGGCGGCGACGCCTCGGCCTCCGCGTCCGCCGCGGACGGGGGCAACGGCGAGATCCGGATCCCGGACCACATCAAGGACAAGCTCAAGGAACACGGCATCGACGTCGACAAGTGGCGGGACGGTGCCTGGAAGGACTGGAGCAAGGACGACTGGCTGCGCGAGGCGCAGGACTTCGTCAACCCGATCATCGAGGACCTGTGGGACCCGGACCGGATGCGGGACGCCGAGGAGCCGGACCAGGAGGTCGACGAGAGCGACCTCACGGGTGACCAGGGCGTCACCGACCCGGAGCCGGCGCCCGTCCAGGCGGCGGCCGTGCCGCCCAAGTACCACGACAGCGCCGCCACGTCCGGCAAGCTGCTCTTCGACTCGCCGAAGGGCTCGATGGTCTGCTCGGCCACCGTCGTCGAGGACCCGGCCAACCCCGGCAAGTCCAACCTGGTGTGGACCGCGGGCCACTGCGTGCACGCCGGCAAGAACGGCGGCTGGTACCGCAACATCGCCTTCGTGCCGTCGTACAACGACACGGGCATGTCGACCGAGGCACTGCAGAACGCCACCAAGGAGGACCTCGCTCCCTACGGCGTCTGGTGGGGCGACTGGGCGCAGACCTCGGACCAGTGGATCGAGCAGGGCGGAGCTACCGGTGGCGACGGGGCCTCGTACGACTTCGCCGTCATCCACGTGACGCCGGAGAAGGGCGGCGACGGCAGGTCGCTGGAGGAGACCGTCGGCGCGGCGCTTCCGGTCGACTTCGACGCGCCCGCCGTGCCGGAGATCGAGGGCATGAAGGCGATCGGCTACCCGGCCGCCCCGCCGTACGACGGTCAGAAGATGTTCCAGTGCGAGGACAAGCCCGGACGGCTGTCGATCAGCGCCTCCGACCCGACGATGTACCGCATCGGCTGCACCATGACCGGCGGTTCCTCCGGCGGCGGCTGGGTCGCGAACGGTTCCGACGGCGAGCCGGCACTGGTGTCCAACACCTCGATCGGCCCGGTGACGGCGGGCTGGCTGGCCGGTCCGCGGCTGGGTGATGAGGCCAAGGACGTGTTCGACGCGGTGAGCGACAAGTTCGCGGGCCAGTGA
- a CDS encoding aminotransferase class III-fold pyridoxal phosphate-dependent enzyme, translated as MRDDAVAGTGAGVLPVVPVRARGLTIEGADGRRYLDCVSGAGALPLGHNHPVALRAIREVLDAGAPLQVAGLTTPVEEAFVAELMRTLPPALADRARVRFCDPAGKSPVATAAGLVRAATGRTRVIHFMDADPDHAARPGLTDPGPAEALPAGMLLEPVRCRDGVLPTPDAVLRRLRHGKAERSVPLIVDETETGVGRTGTFWAVGHSGVVPDVLVLSRAIGGGLPLAAVVYHDDLHTGEGSTFRGNQLAMAAGAATLAHVREHGLAEHAAALGGRTLARLRGLAEDFPCVGAVCGLGLMIGIELTAPDGTADAAPRGARPGTAAAVQWECLRRGLIVDLAGPSGNVVRLLPPLIVTEEQMSAVLDRLADAVQAVQRGSGGHAPPRGVRAARRL; from the coding sequence GTGCGCGACGACGCCGTGGCCGGCACCGGGGCGGGCGTCCTTCCGGTCGTACCGGTCCGGGCCCGGGGGCTCACCATCGAGGGCGCCGACGGCCGCCGTTACCTCGACTGTGTGTCCGGTGCGGGCGCTCTGCCGCTGGGGCACAACCACCCGGTCGCCCTGCGGGCGATCCGCGAAGTCCTCGACGCCGGCGCTCCCTTGCAGGTCGCCGGCCTGACCACTCCGGTCGAGGAGGCCTTCGTCGCCGAGCTGATGCGTACGCTGCCGCCCGCACTGGCGGATCGCGCGCGCGTGCGGTTCTGCGATCCGGCCGGGAAGAGCCCGGTCGCCACCGCCGCCGGACTGGTCCGTGCCGCCACCGGCCGAACGCGGGTGATCCACTTCATGGACGCGGACCCGGACCACGCGGCCCGGCCCGGTCTCACCGACCCGGGGCCGGCAGAAGCACTGCCCGCCGGAATGCTCCTGGAACCGGTCCGGTGCCGGGACGGTGTGCTCCCCACGCCGGACGCCGTGCTGCGCCGCCTGCGCCACGGCAAGGCCGAACGGTCCGTTCCGCTGATCGTCGACGAGACCGAGACCGGTGTCGGACGAACCGGAACCTTCTGGGCGGTCGGGCACAGCGGTGTCGTTCCCGACGTCCTGGTCCTCTCCAGGGCGATCGGCGGCGGCCTGCCCCTCGCCGCCGTGGTGTATCACGACGACCTGCACACGGGGGAGGGGAGCACCTTCCGCGGCAATCAGCTCGCCATGGCGGCGGGCGCCGCCACCCTCGCCCACGTCCGCGAGCACGGTCTCGCCGAACACGCCGCTGCCCTGGGCGGCCGGACGCTGGCCCGGCTGCGTGGCCTGGCGGAGGACTTCCCCTGCGTCGGCGCCGTGTGCGGGCTCGGTCTGATGATCGGGATCGAGCTGACGGCACCGGACGGCACGGCCGATGCCGCACCGCGCGGCGCTCGTCCCGGTACCGCAGCCGCCGTTCAGTGGGAGTGCCTGCGCCGGGGGCTGATCGTGGACCTCGCCGGCCCGTCCGGGAACGTCGTACGACTGCTGCCGCCGCTGATCGTCACCGAGGAGCAGATGTCGGCGGTGCTGGACCGTCTCGCCGACGCTGTTCAGGCGGTGCAGCGGGGCTCGGGCGGTCACGCCCCACCGCGCGGGGTGCGCGCCGCGCGCCGGCTGTAG
- a CDS encoding RelA/SpoT family protein has translation MNAEAVNPASPGPVPPATTGAAAPSASRRKARPRIDLRRLGRAALLGSAARGRQLPDAIGHVVEAHRAHHPDADLDPLRRAYVLAESSHRGQMRKSGEPYITHPLAVTLILAELGAETTTLTASLLHDTVEDTDVTLDQVGEEFGAEVRYLVDGVTKLEKVDYGAAAEPETFRKMLLATGNDVRVMSIKLADRLHNMRTLGVMRREKQERIAKVTRDVLIPLAERLGVQALKSELEDLVFAVMHPEEYAHTRELVAANAARAQDPLAEVAEDVRKVLREADISAEVLIRPRHFVSLHRVSRKRDPLRGADFGRLLVLVQEDADCYAVLGELHTCMTPVVSEFKDFIAVPKFNLYQSLHTALARPQDGQVVEVLVRTHQMHKVAEAGVVALGNPYAQPTEDQSTGDGERADPTRPGWLSRLLDWQRGAPDPDTFWSTLREDLAQDREITVFRPDGGTLGLPDGATCVDAAYAQYGEDAHAAMGARVNGRLATMSTVLRDGDTVQLLMGQDPASEPSRQWLEHARTPAARIAIQRRLAARPEQTSVEPEDAPRTSLTGDAPAARPASDGPAPRPASADVLADRPGAAVRLAGCCTPVPPDEITGFAVRGGVVTVHRAECAVVARMKGAGRPEVGVRWGESTQCRVTLLAESFGRPHLLADLTEAMAVEGAEIVSATVEPPDRQRVRHTYTVLLPDAARLPGLMRAMRDVPGVYDVSRAQPQTTGV, from the coding sequence ATGAACGCGGAGGCCGTGAATCCAGCGAGCCCGGGACCGGTGCCGCCCGCGACCACCGGCGCCGCCGCTCCGTCCGCGTCCCGCAGGAAGGCCCGCCCCCGGATCGACCTGCGCCGCCTGGGCCGCGCCGCGCTGCTCGGCTCCGCCGCCCGCGGCCGGCAGCTCCCCGACGCCATCGGCCACGTCGTCGAGGCCCACCGCGCCCACCACCCCGACGCCGACCTCGACCCGCTGCGCCGCGCCTACGTGCTGGCCGAGTCCTCGCACCGCGGCCAGATGCGCAAGAGCGGCGAGCCGTACATCACCCACCCCCTCGCCGTCACCCTGATCCTCGCCGAACTCGGCGCCGAGACCACCACACTCACCGCGTCCCTCCTCCACGACACCGTCGAGGACACCGACGTCACCCTGGACCAGGTCGGCGAGGAGTTCGGCGCCGAGGTACGCTACCTCGTCGACGGCGTCACCAAGCTGGAGAAGGTCGACTACGGCGCCGCCGCCGAGCCCGAGACCTTCCGCAAGATGCTCCTCGCCACCGGCAACGACGTCCGCGTGATGTCGATCAAACTCGCCGACCGGCTGCACAACATGCGCACCCTCGGCGTCATGCGCCGCGAGAAACAGGAGCGCATCGCCAAGGTCACCCGCGACGTCCTCATCCCGCTCGCCGAACGGCTCGGTGTCCAGGCGCTCAAGTCCGAACTCGAGGACCTGGTCTTCGCGGTCATGCACCCCGAGGAGTACGCGCACACGCGTGAGCTCGTCGCCGCGAACGCCGCCCGCGCCCAGGACCCGCTGGCCGAGGTCGCCGAGGACGTGCGCAAGGTGCTGCGCGAGGCCGACATCAGTGCCGAAGTCCTCATCCGGCCCCGCCACTTCGTCTCCCTGCACCGCGTCTCCCGCAAACGCGACCCGCTGCGCGGCGCCGACTTCGGCCGCCTCCTGGTGCTCGTGCAGGAGGACGCCGACTGCTACGCCGTCCTCGGTGAACTGCACACCTGCATGACCCCGGTGGTCTCGGAGTTCAAGGACTTCATCGCCGTACCCAAGTTCAACCTGTACCAGTCGCTGCACACCGCCCTCGCCCGCCCGCAGGACGGCCAGGTCGTCGAAGTCCTCGTCCGTACCCACCAGATGCACAAGGTCGCCGAGGCCGGAGTCGTCGCCCTCGGCAACCCCTACGCCCAGCCGACGGAGGACCAGAGCACGGGCGACGGGGAGCGCGCCGACCCGACCCGGCCCGGCTGGCTCTCCCGGCTGCTCGACTGGCAGCGCGGCGCCCCCGACCCCGACACCTTCTGGTCCACCCTCCGCGAGGACCTCGCCCAGGACCGCGAGATCACCGTCTTCCGCCCCGACGGCGGCACCCTCGGCCTGCCCGACGGCGCGACCTGCGTGGACGCCGCCTACGCCCAGTACGGCGAGGACGCGCACGCGGCCATGGGCGCGCGGGTCAACGGACGCCTGGCGACCATGAGCACGGTGCTGCGGGACGGCGACACCGTGCAACTCCTCATGGGCCAGGACCCCGCCTCCGAGCCCTCCCGTCAGTGGCTGGAGCATGCCCGCACACCGGCCGCGCGGATCGCCATCCAGCGTCGGCTCGCGGCCCGCCCGGAGCAGACCTCCGTCGAGCCGGAGGACGCGCCCCGCACCTCCCTGACCGGTGACGCACCCGCCGCCCGCCCGGCATCCGACGGACCGGCGCCCCGCCCCGCCTCCGCCGACGTCCTCGCCGACCGGCCGGGGGCGGCCGTGCGGCTGGCCGGCTGCTGCACTCCCGTACCGCCCGACGAGATCACCGGTTTCGCCGTGCGCGGGGGAGTGGTGACCGTGCACCGCGCGGAGTGCGCCGTGGTGGCGCGCATGAAGGGCGCGGGGCGACCGGAGGTCGGCGTGCGCTGGGGGGAGAGCACCCAGTGCCGGGTCACCCTGCTCGCCGAATCGTTCGGCCGTCCGCATCTGCTGGCCGACCTCACCGAGGCGATGGCCGTCGAGGGCGCCGAGATCGTCTCCGCGACCGTCGAGCCGCCCGACCGCCAGCGGGTCCGGCACACCTACACCGTCCTGCTGCCCGACGCGGCACGGCTGCCCGGCCTCATGCGCGCGATGCGGGACGTGCCCGGGGTGTACGACGTGAGCCGGGCGCAGCCGCAGACCACGGGGGTCTGA
- the dapF gene encoding diaminopimelate epimerase has translation MSTRIAFLKGHGTENDFVIVPDPENAVELPPAAAAALCDRRAGIGGDGLLHVVRSAAHPEARHMAAEAEWFMDYRNGDGSVAEMCGNGVRVFARYLQRAGHATEGDLAVATRGGVKTVHLAKNGDVTVGMGRALLPEGDVEVSVGERSWPARNVNMGNPHAVAFVADLDHAGDLYTAPPFRPATAYPDGVNVEFVVDRGPRHVAMRVHERGSGETRSCGTGACAVAVATARRDGADPAVTGTPVTYTVDVPGGTLVITEHPDGEIEMTGPAVIVAEGEFDAEWLEGVLV, from the coding sequence ATGAGCACGCGGATCGCCTTCCTCAAGGGTCACGGCACCGAGAACGACTTCGTGATCGTCCCGGACCCGGAGAACGCCGTCGAACTGCCCCCCGCCGCCGCAGCCGCCCTGTGCGACCGCCGCGCGGGCATCGGCGGAGACGGCCTGCTGCACGTCGTGCGGTCCGCGGCGCACCCCGAGGCCCGGCACATGGCCGCCGAGGCGGAGTGGTTCATGGACTACCGCAACGGCGACGGCTCGGTCGCCGAGATGTGCGGCAACGGCGTACGCGTCTTCGCCCGCTACCTCCAGCGCGCCGGACACGCCACCGAGGGTGACCTCGCCGTCGCCACACGCGGGGGCGTGAAGACCGTGCACCTCGCCAAGAACGGAGACGTCACCGTCGGCATGGGCCGCGCGCTGCTCCCCGAGGGCGACGTCGAGGTGAGCGTCGGCGAGCGCAGCTGGCCCGCGCGGAACGTGAACATGGGCAACCCGCACGCGGTCGCCTTCGTCGCCGACCTCGACCACGCGGGCGACCTGTACACCGCGCCGCCGTTCCGGCCGGCCACCGCCTACCCGGACGGGGTGAACGTCGAGTTCGTCGTCGACCGCGGCCCGCGCCACGTCGCCATGCGCGTGCACGAGCGCGGCTCCGGGGAGACCCGTTCCTGCGGCACCGGCGCCTGCGCCGTCGCCGTCGCCACCGCCCGTCGGGACGGCGCCGACCCGGCCGTCACGGGCACCCCGGTGACGTACACCGTCGACGTGCCGGGCGGCACCCTGGTGATCACCGAGCACCCCGACGGGGAGATCGAGATGACCGGCCCCGCGGTGATCGTCGCCGAGGGCGAGTTCGACGCGGAATGGCTCGAGGGGGTGCTCGTCTGA
- a CDS encoding M1 family metallopeptidase — MPHTPHPPASRPRARARRRLRAAALLASAVSVCLVAASAPPTPLGVGDRLYPHLGNPGYDVAAYDLSFTYSGSNSEPLRAVTVIDARTTADLDRVNLDFAHGKVDSVEVDGEPAAFATAGEDLVVTPEDPLDEDEWTRITVRHTSDPVYPEDREGGWVRTSDGLAMANQADVAHLVFPCNDHPSDKAGFTFRVTAPDGLTAVANGLPTGVERTDGTTTWTYRTAHPMATELAQVSIGRSTVLHRTGPHGLPVRDVVPTEHRAALEPWLEKTPGQIAWMEEKVGRYPFETYGLLMADATTGFELETQTLSLFERELFTEPGYPKWYVESIMVHELAHQWFGNSVGPATWSDLWLNEGHATWYEALYAEETADKPLLARMKAAYGASDGWRAKGGPPAAPKPPTSGSKTGIFRANVYDGAALVLYALRQEIGRPAFERLERAWVTRHRDGTATTADFVRLASETAGRDLGDFLHGWLYGEKTPPMPGHPDWKPGAGE; from the coding sequence ATGCCGCACACCCCGCACCCCCCGGCTTCCCGCCCCCGCGCGCGAGCACGCCGTCGGCTCAGGGCCGCCGCGCTGCTCGCCTCGGCCGTCTCCGTATGCCTGGTCGCCGCGAGCGCCCCGCCGACCCCTCTGGGCGTCGGCGACCGCCTCTACCCGCACCTGGGCAACCCCGGGTACGACGTGGCGGCGTACGACCTCTCCTTCACCTACTCCGGCAGCAACAGCGAGCCGTTGCGGGCCGTCACCGTCATCGACGCCCGGACGACGGCCGACCTCGACCGGGTCAACCTCGACTTCGCCCACGGCAAGGTCGACTCCGTCGAGGTCGACGGCGAGCCCGCGGCCTTCGCCACCGCCGGCGAGGACCTCGTCGTCACCCCCGAGGACCCGCTCGACGAGGACGAGTGGACGCGGATCACCGTGCGGCACACCAGCGACCCCGTGTACCCGGAGGACCGCGAGGGCGGCTGGGTGCGCACCTCGGACGGGCTCGCCATGGCCAACCAGGCGGACGTCGCCCACCTGGTGTTCCCCTGCAACGACCACCCCTCCGACAAGGCGGGCTTCACCTTCCGCGTCACCGCCCCGGACGGCCTCACCGCCGTCGCGAACGGCCTGCCGACGGGCGTCGAGCGGACGGACGGAACCACCACCTGGACGTACCGGACCGCGCACCCCATGGCCACCGAGCTGGCGCAGGTGTCCATCGGCCGCTCCACGGTGCTGCACCGCACCGGCCCGCACGGGCTGCCCGTGCGGGACGTCGTGCCGACCGAGCACCGCGCGGCGCTGGAACCGTGGCTGGAGAAGACGCCCGGCCAGATCGCCTGGATGGAGGAGAAGGTCGGGCGCTACCCCTTCGAGACGTACGGGCTGCTCATGGCCGACGCCACCACCGGCTTCGAGCTGGAGACCCAGACGCTCTCCCTGTTCGAACGGGAGCTGTTCACCGAGCCGGGCTACCCGAAGTGGTACGTCGAGTCGATCATGGTGCACGAGCTGGCCCACCAGTGGTTCGGCAACAGCGTCGGCCCCGCCACCTGGTCCGACCTGTGGCTCAACGAGGGCCACGCCACCTGGTACGAGGCGCTCTACGCGGAGGAGACCGCCGACAAGCCCCTTCTGGCGCGGATGAAGGCCGCCTACGGCGCCTCCGACGGCTGGCGCGCCAAGGGCGGGCCGCCCGCCGCCCCGAAGCCGCCCACTTCCGGCAGCAAGACCGGCATCTTCCGCGCCAACGTCTACGACGGCGCGGCCCTCGTCCTCTACGCCCTGCGCCAGGAGATCGGCCGCCCCGCCTTCGAGCGCCTGGAACGGGCCTGGGTCACCCGCCACCGGGACGGCACGGCGACGACCGCCGACTTCGTCCGGCTCGCCTCCGAGACCGCGGGCCGTGACCTGGGCGACTTCCTCCACGGCTGGCTGTACGGCGAGAAGACCCCGCCGATGCCCGGACACCCCGACTGGAAGCCGGGGGCCGGGGAATAA
- a CDS encoding trypsin-like serine peptidase, translated as MRSVPMPAAPHRRRTVLAATGLVAALALTATACGGSEKDEADAKPSGGTSQAADAGDTAGGGVQLPGDLADRLKEHGIDVDRWKDGDWKDWDKDKWLSEAKDFVNPVIEGLWKPDRMRSAKEADKTVTTKDTAADQGATDPEPAPVEAVAEKTPYHDNAAPVGKVFFDSPEGSMVCSGTVIKDVNNPGKSNLVWTAGHCVHAGGSGGWYRNIAFVPSYNDLGKSETELAGATTTEMAPYGTWWADWASTSNQWIQGGAENGGDGAAHDYSVLHVKPEQGSKSLEETVGAALEVDFSAPSATEVGSMGAWGYPAAPPYNGLKMFTCVDRPGRLSLSPSLPTMYRIGCTMTGGSSGGGWFRVVDGETKLVSNTSIGPLDNTWLAGPQLGPEAEAMYQNMSRTYGGQ; from the coding sequence ATGCGTTCCGTACCCATGCCCGCCGCGCCACACCGGCGGCGTACCGTCCTGGCCGCCACCGGCCTGGTCGCCGCCCTGGCGCTGACCGCCACCGCCTGCGGCGGTTCGGAGAAGGACGAGGCCGACGCGAAGCCCAGCGGCGGTACCTCCCAGGCGGCCGACGCCGGCGACACCGCTGGCGGCGGGGTCCAGCTGCCGGGCGACCTCGCGGACCGGCTCAAGGAGCACGGCATCGACGTCGACCGGTGGAAGGACGGGGACTGGAAGGACTGGGACAAGGACAAGTGGCTCAGTGAGGCCAAGGACTTCGTCAACCCGGTGATCGAGGGCCTGTGGAAGCCGGACCGGATGCGGTCCGCGAAGGAGGCCGACAAGACGGTCACCACCAAGGACACGGCCGCCGACCAGGGCGCCACCGATCCGGAGCCGGCACCCGTCGAGGCCGTGGCCGAGAAGACGCCGTACCACGACAACGCCGCACCGGTCGGCAAGGTCTTCTTCGACTCCCCCGAGGGGTCGATGGTCTGCTCCGGCACCGTCATCAAGGACGTGAACAACCCGGGCAAGTCCAACCTGGTGTGGACCGCGGGCCACTGCGTGCACGCCGGCGGCAGCGGCGGCTGGTACCGGAACATCGCCTTCGTACCGTCGTACAACGACCTCGGCAAGTCCGAGACGGAGCTGGCGGGCGCGACGACCACCGAGATGGCCCCGTACGGCACCTGGTGGGCCGACTGGGCCTCGACTTCCAACCAGTGGATCCAGGGCGGCGCGGAGAACGGCGGTGACGGCGCCGCGCACGACTACTCCGTGCTGCACGTGAAGCCGGAGCAGGGCAGCAAGTCCCTGGAGGAGACGGTCGGCGCGGCGCTGGAGGTGGACTTCTCGGCACCCTCCGCGACCGAGGTCGGCAGCATGGGCGCCTGGGGGTACCCGGCGGCCCCGCCGTACAACGGCCTGAAGATGTTCACGTGCGTCGACCGGCCCGGCCGGTTGTCGCTGAGCCCGTCGCTGCCGACGATGTACCGCATCGGCTGCACCATGACCGGCGGTTCCTCCGGCGGCGGCTGGTTCCGGGTGGTGGACGGCGAGACGAAGCTGGTCTCGAACACGTCGATCGGCCCGCTCGACAACACCTGGCTGGCGGGCCCGCAGCTCGGCCCGGAGGCCGAGGCGATGTACCAGAACATGAGCCGGACGTACGGCGGGCAGTGA
- the hflX gene encoding GTPase HflX, translating into MTSSSSPSQDTKRLAQTYPEGLRADALMEEDVAWSHEIDSEWDGEQFDRSERAALRRVAGLSTELEDVTEVEYRQLRLERVVLVGVWTSGTVQDAENSLAELAALAETAGALVLDGVVQRRDKPDAATYIGSGKAEELRDVVLETGADTVICDGELSPGQLIHLEDVVKVKVIDRTALILDIFAQHAKSREGKAQVALAQMQYMLPRLRGWGQSLSRQMGGGKGGGLATRGPGETKIETDRRRIREKMAKMRREIAEMKTGREIKRQERRRHKVPSVAIAGYTNAGKSSLLNRLTGAGVLVENALFATLDPTVRRAETPSGRLYTLADTVGFVRHLPHHLVEAFRSTMEEVGDSDLILHVVDGSHPAPEEQLAAVREVIRDVGATDVPEVVVVNKADMADPLVLQRLLRVEKRSIAVSARTGQGIDELLALIDNDLPRPSVEIEALVPYTHGKLVARAHDEGEVISEEHTPEGTLLKVRVHEELAAELTPYVPAPLA; encoded by the coding sequence ATGACCTCCTCTTCTTCCCCTTCCCAGGACACCAAGCGTCTCGCGCAGACCTATCCCGAGGGCCTTCGGGCCGATGCCCTGATGGAAGAGGACGTCGCCTGGAGCCACGAGATCGACTCGGAGTGGGACGGCGAGCAGTTCGACCGCTCCGAACGCGCGGCTCTGCGCCGGGTGGCGGGCCTCTCCACCGAGCTCGAGGACGTCACCGAGGTCGAGTACCGCCAGCTCCGCCTGGAGCGGGTCGTCCTCGTCGGCGTCTGGACCTCGGGCACCGTGCAGGACGCGGAGAACTCGCTGGCCGAGCTGGCCGCCCTCGCGGAGACCGCGGGTGCGCTGGTGCTCGACGGCGTCGTCCAGCGCCGCGACAAGCCCGACGCCGCCACCTACATCGGCTCCGGCAAGGCCGAGGAGCTGCGGGACGTCGTCCTCGAAACGGGCGCGGACACCGTCATCTGCGACGGTGAGCTGAGCCCGGGCCAGCTGATCCACCTCGAGGACGTCGTCAAGGTCAAGGTCATCGACCGCACGGCCCTGATCCTGGACATCTTCGCCCAGCACGCCAAGTCCCGGGAGGGCAAGGCGCAGGTCGCGCTCGCTCAGATGCAGTACATGCTGCCGAGGCTGCGCGGCTGGGGCCAGTCGCTGTCCCGGCAGATGGGCGGCGGCAAGGGCGGCGGCCTCGCCACCCGTGGTCCCGGTGAGACCAAGATCGAGACGGACCGGCGCCGGATCCGCGAGAAGATGGCGAAGATGCGCCGTGAGATCGCGGAGATGAAGACCGGCCGCGAGATCAAGCGCCAGGAGCGCCGGCGTCACAAGGTGCCGTCCGTGGCCATCGCGGGCTACACCAACGCCGGCAAGTCCTCGCTGCTCAACCGCCTCACGGGCGCGGGAGTGCTGGTGGAGAACGCGCTGTTCGCCACCCTCGACCCGACCGTGCGCCGCGCCGAGACCCCGAGCGGCCGCCTGTACACGCTGGCGGACACCGTCGGCTTCGTCCGGCACCTGCCGCACCACCTGGTCGAGGCGTTCCGCTCCACCATGGAGGAGGTCGGCGACTCCGACCTGATTCTCCACGTCGTGGACGGTTCGCACCCGGCTCCGGAGGAGCAGCTGGCCGCCGTGCGCGAGGTGATCAGGGACGTCGGCGCCACCGACGTACCCGAGGTCGTCGTGGTCAACAAGGCCGACATGGCCGACCCGCTGGTGCTCCAGCGGCTGCTGCGGGTCGAGAAGCGGTCCATCGCGGTCTCGGCACGCACGGGCCAGGGCATCGACGAGCTGCTCGCCCTGATCGACAACGATCTGCCGCGCCCGTCGGTCGAGATCGAGGCGCTCGTGCCGTACACCCACGGCAAGCTGGTCGCCCGCGCCCACGACGAGGGCGAGGTGATCTCCGAGGAGCACACCCCGGAGGGCACCCTGCTCAAGGTGCGGGTGCACGAGGAACTGGCGGCGGAGCTCACGCCGTACGTTCCCGCGCCGCTCGCCTGA